One Candidatus Nitrososphaera evergladensis SR1 genomic window carries:
- a CDS encoding sialidase family protein, with product MAIFVAIMISLSTFPLSASLFNIHWQNSDAQAAGSSSPTIEPLQVSSDTITRTVTYPVLQAQGESQPSTITQTMTWYTNGTLGVADSRGYSYRISSIPTSTTTTTNTNATVPQGSSFSLLQNSTMVDQKVVTSTGLQYDVYWKAVQNENGYADRYKFTIVGTSPSPSKISLHVSTDQYIILQEDGFLTSFSTVPTSDKSELLPFISKFSNSTVIGLGIDWSDAVTSGYKMAFNSTSSSIEVPVENSSSFSIDPTTVASITSSVSPSSSDYYQGQRRLAQFDGVLFAFFYDAANQNLAYRTSTDDGATWSSTTDVSTGQMATDTNTWTIVYSTPDDIINRITLFYGVPSGSTTNVYAKRGTVSGSSITWNNATLLFSATNDVQCGAGICLSPAANTDTTNANIFAEFRWFTGSAWNYKILKSTDGGLTWSTSLNTVSPGYGTRFPSILGKLESGKMLFAFARYDASEFYYRTYDGTSWSAVSVTSGAGMANPSIKQISSDGDSLQTVYVAYLTGGNSGSLKIAKWYGNGTFQSFETADSTLSHALPSLTTTEYDVIHAYSLSGGKVYDTRNVDGSWLAPLNPFGTSFTSPDQLTSAISKAAALWEEGTSSPWDLRIGVNPEWDSSTGYQVSTDTNNQNEPTIAVRTTNASQIVVGANNINRSTDVLNCTIYQSQNGGTTWSMRTHLSKQNATDYMSDPVVTSSENGNFYFTCVEIPKGHGNNYYIRLGTSTDGGLTWTNVTTAFSTSTSGADKPWIAADAGGQFAICK from the coding sequence TTGGCTATCTTTGTAGCAATTATGATTTCTTTGTCGACTTTCCCTTTATCAGCCAGCTTATTCAACATTCATTGGCAGAATAGTGACGCACAGGCTGCCGGCAGTTCTTCTCCTACTATCGAGCCGCTTCAGGTCTCCTCAGATACCATAACCAGAACGGTGACATACCCTGTACTTCAGGCTCAAGGAGAATCACAGCCTTCCACAATTACGCAAACGATGACGTGGTACACCAACGGTACGCTGGGAGTCGCAGATAGCAGAGGATACAGCTATAGAATCAGCAGTATTCCAACATCAACAACTACTACCACCAATACTAATGCAACAGTACCACAAGGCAGCAGTTTCTCTCTGTTGCAAAATAGCACGATGGTCGATCAAAAGGTCGTTACCTCAACCGGTCTGCAATACGACGTATACTGGAAGGCGGTTCAAAATGAAAATGGCTACGCGGACAGATACAAATTCACAATCGTAGGGACAAGTCCAAGCCCATCAAAGATATCGCTGCACGTATCAACTGATCAGTACATTATCCTGCAAGAGGATGGATTCTTGACCTCCTTCTCAACTGTACCGACGTCTGATAAGAGCGAACTGCTGCCCTTCATCAGCAAATTCTCCAATTCTACCGTGATTGGCTTGGGCATCGACTGGTCTGATGCAGTAACTTCGGGATACAAGATGGCCTTTAATTCTACTAGTTCTTCTATCGAGGTGCCTGTTGAAAATTCCTCCTCCTTTTCGATAGACCCCACTACCGTTGCTTCGATTACAAGTTCAGTATCTCCTTCTTCTTCAGACTATTATCAGGGACAAAGAAGACTAGCGCAATTTGACGGGGTTCTCTTTGCATTCTTTTATGACGCAGCTAATCAAAATCTGGCCTATAGGACGTCAACTGATGACGGCGCGACTTGGAGTTCAACAACTGACGTTTCTACAGGGCAAATGGCAACTGATACTAACACTTGGACTATAGTTTACTCAACCCCTGACGACATTATCAATAGGATAACCTTGTTTTATGGTGTACCTTCAGGTTCTACTACCAATGTTTACGCAAAGAGAGGTACTGTGAGTGGTAGTAGCATTACTTGGAACAATGCCACCCTCCTATTTTCAGCTACAAATGACGTACAATGCGGCGCGGGCATATGCCTATCTCCTGCTGCAAATACCGACACGACGAATGCAAATATCTTTGCTGAATTTAGGTGGTTCACAGGTTCTGCGTGGAACTACAAGATTTTGAAATCGACAGATGGTGGCTTGACGTGGAGTACGTCTTTGAATACAGTCAGTCCGGGGTATGGAACCAGATTCCCATCAATACTTGGCAAACTGGAATCAGGCAAAATGCTCTTTGCATTTGCCCGATATGACGCCTCAGAGTTTTACTATAGGACATATGACGGCACGAGCTGGAGCGCCGTAAGCGTCACATCCGGTGCCGGAATGGCAAACCCATCTATCAAGCAGATATCTTCTGATGGCGATTCTTTGCAAACGGTTTACGTAGCTTATCTTACAGGTGGAAATTCTGGTTCGCTAAAGATTGCAAAATGGTACGGCAACGGCACATTCCAGTCGTTTGAAACCGCTGATTCGACGCTGTCTCACGCGTTGCCATCCCTCACAACAACAGAGTACGATGTGATACATGCATACAGCCTGTCTGGAGGAAAAGTGTATGATACAAGAAATGTCGATGGTTCCTGGCTAGCGCCACTAAATCCATTCGGCACGTCATTTACTTCGCCCGATCAACTGACATCGGCCATCTCTAAAGCAGCGGCTTTGTGGGAAGAGGGCACATCTTCACCTTGGGATCTACGCATTGGCGTTAATCCGGAATGGGATTCAAGCACCGGATATCAAGTGTCGACAGATACTAACAACCAAAACGAACCAACAATAGCAGTTAGAACTACAAATGCATCCCAAATCGTGGTAGGTGCAAATAATATCAATAGATCTACAGATGTACTCAACTGCACCATTTACCAAAGCCAAAATGGAGGGACAACATGGTCGATGAGAACTCATCTTAGCAAACAGAATGCAACTGATTACATGTCCGATCCTGTTGTAACATCATCCGAAAATGGGAACTTTTATTTTACATGTGTAGAGATTCCTAAAGGACACGGGAATAATTATTACATCAGGCTTGGCACAAGCACGGACGGTGGCCTGACTTGGACCAATGTGACAACCGCTTTTTCGACTAGTACCTCAGGTGCAGATAAACCATGGATTGCAGCAGATGCGGGGGGGCAATTCGCAATTTGCAAATAG
- a CDS encoding nucleotidyl transferase AbiEii/AbiGii toxin family protein yields MLKITERILRNWGDLAGIDNLTLAEHDYRISYLLNDIYSNDSLKDNLLLKGGTAINKLHLKNLSRISVDLDFNQIGSKDEVLRNVKRIREILIQIAKEQDQSYKITFDRRYEQTTIHLKYNSVTGQQPVQPIKIEVSHVERFPILKTENKELMLYDTETSTSIGTYRIEELLATKLRALYDRMKGRDLYDLTSSFRLVIDKIVLRKMFLYYFYRDRKVFDPKIFFEKVSSSSYEDDVKGFIRPDIRFDLELAKKEVMQNYNFLRNLDDADKQFLTFARFLLGDDIKKEMKKTILDIVYPFRVLFDGVRDVNPDIFEIRTEDILMYKKPKDS; encoded by the coding sequence ATGCTTAAGATAACAGAAAGGATCTTAAGGAATTGGGGCGACCTTGCCGGGATAGATAATCTGACCCTCGCAGAACACGATTATAGAATTAGCTACCTACTAAATGACATCTATTCAAATGATTCTCTTAAGGATAATCTGCTCCTCAAGGGTGGCACTGCGATAAACAAGCTGCATCTGAAAAATTTAAGCAGAATCTCTGTGGACCTGGATTTCAATCAAATAGGTTCAAAAGATGAAGTCTTGAGAAACGTCAAGCGGATTCGAGAAATTCTGATTCAAATAGCAAAGGAACAGGACCAGTCATACAAAATAACCTTTGACCGGAGATACGAGCAGACAACGATTCATCTAAAATATAACAGCGTAACTGGGCAGCAGCCAGTTCAGCCAATAAAAATTGAGGTATCGCATGTTGAAAGGTTTCCCATCCTGAAAACTGAGAACAAAGAATTGATGCTTTATGATACTGAAACATCAACTTCGATAGGAACCTACAGAATAGAAGAACTACTTGCTACCAAGCTTCGAGCTCTCTATGATAGGATGAAAGGGCGGGATCTGTATGATCTCACTTCATCCTTTCGTCTGGTTATTGACAAAATTGTACTCCGAAAAATGTTCCTCTACTACTTCTACAGAGATAGAAAAGTTTTCGATCCCAAGATATTTTTCGAAAAGGTTTCTAGTAGTAGCTATGAGGATGATGTCAAGGGATTCATCAGGCCAGATATCAGGTTCGACCTAGAATTAGCCAAAAAGGAGGTTATGCAAAATTATAATTTTCTCAGAAATCTTGATGATGCTGATAAACAATTCTTGACATTCGCTAGATTTTTGCTTGGCGATGACATAAAGAAAGAAATGAAAAAAACAATATTGGACATTGTTTATCCGTTCAGGGTATTGTTCGATGGAGTTCGTGATGTAAATCCAGATATCTTTGAAATAAGAACAGAAGATATTCTAATGTATAAAAAGCCTAAAGACAGCTAA
- a CDS encoding type IV toxin-antitoxin system AbiEi family antitoxin domain-containing protein produces MTGNAKVTIEREAKIANIGTLDYRLRDEHGQEYFVEVKSRRITKLDVGQLATYATLLHKKIPSAKLVLIAKKVDSIHKEVLKEIGVEVIELEHNLSNSNQTLRIIPSKRINKKLELSPKEQESYFLLLRKGIVVVTPELLSKELMVPNGYSKNILSSLARKGMLSRFGRGKYVIISPDVVYGRKGYTIDPIVMLEQLVGDEPYYLAYTSALYIHGLSLQLPFETTVAVTKQKRSVKVGHNSIIKFVRIMAEAMFGYKQQRYLNSYTSVSDLEKTIIDCIDRHDLCGGISEVTRILSESLQQIDRDKLLNYLKKFNKQVVIQRLGFILEKLTQEGFEVDPKLLQNMENLKFRHVYRLDFTKPKSGTMSKKWKIIENADCMSWKN; encoded by the coding sequence TTGACAGGTAATGCCAAAGTCACAATCGAACGAGAGGCTAAAATCGCGAACATTGGAACTTTGGACTATAGACTTAGAGATGAGCATGGGCAAGAATATTTTGTAGAAGTAAAGTCTAGAAGAATCACAAAACTCGATGTTGGTCAATTAGCCACATACGCAACTTTACTGCATAAGAAAATACCATCTGCAAAACTTGTTCTGATAGCTAAGAAAGTGGATTCAATTCATAAAGAAGTACTAAAGGAAATAGGAGTAGAAGTCATAGAGTTAGAGCACAACTTATCCAATTCTAATCAGACCCTTCGAATCATACCTTCTAAAAGAATCAATAAAAAATTAGAACTTTCTCCAAAGGAGCAGGAATCATATTTTCTTCTATTAAGAAAAGGTATAGTAGTTGTCACACCCGAATTGCTCTCTAAGGAATTAATGGTACCAAATGGATATTCCAAGAATATCTTATCAAGCTTGGCAAGGAAAGGAATGCTTTCGAGGTTCGGTAGGGGAAAGTATGTCATTATCTCGCCAGATGTTGTCTATGGGCGTAAAGGATACACAATAGACCCTATAGTGATGCTAGAACAATTGGTGGGTGATGAGCCTTATTATCTTGCTTACACTAGCGCCCTATACATTCATGGATTGTCACTTCAGTTACCATTTGAAACAACCGTAGCAGTAACAAAACAGAAAAGGTCTGTCAAAGTAGGACATAATTCGATTATAAAATTTGTGCGCATTATGGCAGAGGCAATGTTTGGATACAAACAACAAAGGTATCTTAATTCGTATACCTCAGTCTCAGACCTGGAAAAGACTATTATCGATTGTATCGACAGGCATGATTTATGCGGCGGAATAAGCGAGGTTACAAGAATTTTGTCAGAATCATTGCAGCAGATAGACAGAGATAAATTGTTGAACTATCTCAAGAAATTCAACAAGCAAGTAGTAATTCAAAGACTGGGCTTTATTTTAGAGAAATTGACACAAGAAGGCTTTGAGGTAGATCCAAAGCTTCTCCAAAATATGGAAAATCTGAAGTTTAGACATGTCTACAGACTGGACTTTACAAAACCAAAAAGCGGCACGATGTCAAAAAAATGGAAAATAATTGAAAATGCAGATTGTATGAGTTGGAAGAATTAG
- a CDS encoding ParB/RepB/Spo0J family partition protein, whose product MASSPPSSPSWSSSSPSSKPRILPISSLRKSRVRVNLQTEQMIEAIRASVEEGRAVPGITVGHVGKAASSSSHHHYYIVDGHARVEAYQRAEIEEINIAEVLILESETDVLIEHVRRNLHSPMNPIRVAAVAALLAKAQVENPFKALGISPVMETAVNVLTHWPNDVLTKLSRVLDTNASRFSDVYALPHFFTAFEELTEKIRRGDKDAEEELRGVISYIAQYLESIGHENEFTLPTPDQVYALMRGRKQRMAASASPGATATGASPLQQAARPLSSSSSTIRNRMSKKAVAQDDDEEEDHKVGNGRDAGGEDSDVRYKAPLLMPDRNKSIIQCTHCGRPQVVDLKTGHACPLETVADGMIEVIRDGDGKKAYILGIKAMRFLGLDRPVEEISPSKYSVLATDRKSDVEHMLRSAKPISRFVVIISDSDDYSDEDDNGSK is encoded by the coding sequence ATGGCATCGTCACCACCATCATCGCCATCGTGGTCGTCATCATCACCATCATCAAAACCAAGAATATTGCCGATCTCGAGCCTGCGCAAGTCGCGTGTGCGCGTGAACCTGCAGACGGAACAGATGATAGAAGCCATAAGGGCTTCTGTCGAAGAAGGCAGGGCGGTGCCTGGCATCACCGTGGGGCATGTGGGCAAGGCGGCATCCTCTTCATCCCATCACCACTACTACATCGTAGATGGTCACGCGCGTGTAGAGGCTTACCAGAGGGCAGAAATCGAAGAAATTAACATCGCCGAAGTATTAATTCTTGAAAGCGAGACGGATGTTCTCATAGAGCATGTAAGACGCAACCTCCATAGCCCAATGAATCCCATCAGGGTAGCCGCAGTAGCAGCACTGCTCGCAAAGGCACAAGTAGAAAACCCATTCAAGGCACTTGGCATTTCTCCTGTCATGGAAACTGCAGTGAACGTGCTGACCCATTGGCCAAACGATGTGCTTACCAAGCTCTCACGCGTCCTGGATACGAATGCGAGCAGATTCTCCGACGTGTATGCACTGCCACATTTCTTTACGGCGTTTGAGGAGCTGACTGAGAAGATACGTAGGGGCGACAAGGATGCAGAAGAAGAATTGCGCGGTGTAATCTCGTACATTGCACAGTACCTTGAATCAATAGGCCACGAAAATGAGTTCACGCTGCCTACTCCCGATCAGGTCTATGCATTAATGCGCGGGCGCAAACAGAGGATGGCTGCTTCCGCTTCACCAGGAGCTACGGCCACCGGTGCATCGCCGCTACAACAAGCGGCAAGACCATTATCGTCATCGTCATCAACCATTAGGAATCGTATGAGTAAGAAAGCTGTCGCTCAAGATGACGACGAGGAGGAGGATCATAAAGTAGGTAATGGAAGGGATGCCGGAGGAGAAGATAGTGATGTTAGATACAAAGCTCCTCTATTGATGCCCGATAGGAACAAGAGCATTATTCAGTGCACCCACTGCGGCAGGCCACAAGTAGTAGATCTCAAGACTGGCCATGCGTGCCCTCTTGAGACAGTTGCGGATGGGATGATCGAGGTAATACGAGATGGTGACGGCAAGAAGGCATACATTCTTGGCATCAAGGCGATGAGATTCCTTGGCCTGGATAGACCTGTTGAGGAAATATCACCCTCGAAGTACAGCGTGCTAGCTACCGACAGAAAGAGCGATGTCGAGCACATGCTAAGGTCTGCAAAGCCAATCTCGCGCTTTGTAGTCATAATATCTGATTCTGATGACTACAGTGATGAGGATGACAACGGCAGCAAGTAG
- a CDS encoding PrgI family mobile element protein: MVGQVDVLWFESMGVFSEPIFNFSFVRLTLRQVGTLFGGLLFAYALSTGLDQSVSGAAIACLALLVTFYRPRVMPLEQYFVAATRFLAAKNQRVTEKQRVALLMANNVAEVSEPESESNRARYLEKEPLDKGTSGFFEKSRIERRFLSSSFPFGRKKKI, from the coding sequence ATGGTAGGCCAAGTGGATGTCTTGTGGTTTGAAAGCATGGGTGTTTTTTCAGAGCCGATCTTTAACTTCTCGTTTGTGCGGCTGACATTAAGACAGGTGGGCACTCTATTTGGTGGTCTGCTCTTCGCGTACGCTCTTTCGACAGGCCTTGACCAGTCCGTCTCCGGCGCCGCCATTGCTTGTCTTGCCCTGTTGGTCACATTCTACCGGCCCCGGGTCATGCCCCTTGAGCAATACTTCGTTGCCGCAACTCGGTTTCTAGCTGCAAAGAATCAACGTGTTACAGAAAAACAGAGAGTAGCCTTACTCATGGCCAATAATGTTGCGGAGGTCTCTGAACCTGAATCTGAAAGCAACAGGGCCAGATATCTGGAGAAAGAGCCACTAGACAAAGGCACCAGTGGTTTCTTTGAGAAAAGTAGGATTGAAAGACGTTTCCTATCCTCTTCATTTCCGTTTGGAAGAAAAAAGAAAATCTGA
- a CDS encoding VirB4 family type IV secretion system protein: MDIFTYEIQPTNFDSLPDEKQETLLTRFASLLNTAGKITMTLARESVDFGGQRFYTNKTYVSSPEEQFGEYLASLGFKFRTVDAAPTLEILSENTRHVIAKYTHDGPDSPPTGRFGRLLVLTGLRPAMSPAWINSLLQHCHIVVVRTRKIDSDQALSMAQKYKSTIEAAAAKKPSLIPRLERAAAVYQGLQAQRTALFYTSVSCAILANSNKDLDIQSKSFIKSMKAAEVRFDVVPFLQRDAALGNWRKDLILELGSLAITFPFVSSDLLEVQGGMLLGQNVITKAPVVYDYRLRDNYNVWLLAASGSGKSVTAKVILRRMTENYPDAHVYVVDPQGEYEQISDYFGLTVTKLTDGINNKSVRRMGFDPYELFDPIDVPQVICDMAKADSLARNEITAKSASATSIFELYDKVDENTKKHLVQLVQGPFAELFKKGAGDTTEISTKTVISLEGAFDNEEREGVLLTLALARAWKSIVAAPRHLPKILVIDEGWLLFKIPTAARFVEMIARTGRKLNVLFLFITQRPADVLESEKGRVILENSDTRILLRNAEIASQEVANALWLSKRERDILPLLMKGEALIFTGEHRLRVRITPASPEELAIFSTSPNSFTPECPP; this comes from the coding sequence ATGGACATCTTTACCTACGAGATTCAGCCAACAAATTTTGATTCTCTACCTGACGAAAAGCAGGAAACTCTGCTGACACGCTTTGCATCCTTGCTAAACACTGCCGGAAAGATTACGATGACTCTTGCAAGAGAGAGTGTTGACTTTGGAGGACAGCGATTCTATACAAACAAGACCTACGTATCAAGCCCAGAAGAACAATTTGGCGAGTACCTCGCCTCTCTTGGTTTCAAATTCCGGACCGTTGATGCTGCACCTACTCTTGAAATTCTCTCTGAAAACACACGCCATGTCATCGCCAAATACACTCATGATGGGCCTGACAGCCCGCCCACAGGCCGCTTTGGACGCTTATTGGTATTGACGGGATTGAGGCCTGCGATGTCGCCGGCATGGATAAACTCGTTGCTGCAGCACTGCCATATAGTCGTAGTCAGGACAAGGAAGATAGATTCTGATCAAGCCTTGAGCATGGCGCAGAAGTATAAATCCACCATCGAGGCCGCAGCTGCAAAGAAGCCGAGCCTCATACCTAGGCTAGAGCGCGCGGCGGCTGTCTACCAAGGATTGCAGGCCCAGAGGACCGCCTTGTTTTACACCAGCGTATCCTGTGCTATTCTTGCCAATTCCAATAAAGATCTCGACATACAGTCCAAGAGTTTTATAAAAAGCATGAAGGCCGCAGAGGTACGTTTCGACGTCGTTCCTTTCCTGCAGCGCGATGCCGCACTAGGTAACTGGCGCAAGGACCTTATTCTCGAACTTGGCTCGCTTGCAATTACCTTTCCATTCGTCTCCTCAGACTTGCTTGAAGTTCAGGGCGGGATGCTGCTAGGCCAGAATGTCATAACCAAAGCGCCGGTTGTCTATGATTACCGGCTGCGCGACAACTATAACGTATGGCTGCTTGCCGCGTCAGGTTCCGGCAAATCGGTCACAGCCAAAGTCATTCTAAGGCGCATGACAGAAAATTACCCTGATGCCCATGTCTACGTCGTTGACCCACAGGGCGAGTATGAACAAATCTCGGATTATTTCGGCCTTACAGTAACCAAACTGACTGACGGTATCAACAATAAAAGTGTACGTCGCATGGGTTTCGACCCGTACGAGCTTTTCGATCCGATTGATGTACCTCAAGTCATCTGCGATATGGCCAAAGCTGACAGCCTGGCCCGCAATGAGATAACCGCAAAATCAGCTTCGGCCACTTCGATTTTTGAGCTTTACGACAAGGTAGACGAGAACACAAAGAAACACCTCGTCCAGTTGGTACAAGGTCCTTTCGCGGAATTGTTCAAGAAAGGGGCCGGGGACACCACCGAGATATCGACCAAGACGGTGATATCCCTTGAAGGCGCATTCGACAATGAAGAAAGAGAGGGTGTGCTTCTCACGCTTGCCCTTGCAAGAGCATGGAAGTCAATAGTAGCTGCACCGAGGCATCTCCCTAAGATTCTTGTCATTGATGAGGGATGGCTTTTGTTCAAGATACCCACGGCGGCACGCTTTGTCGAGATGATTGCAAGGACAGGACGCAAGCTAAACGTTCTATTCCTCTTCATCACCCAGAGACCAGCAGACGTATTGGAGAGCGAGAAGGGCAGGGTAATCCTGGAAAACTCTGACACGAGAATCCTCCTCAGGAATGCCGAGATTGCATCGCAGGAGGTCGCAAATGCGCTGTGGCTTTCAAAACGTGAGCGGGATATCTTGCCGCTGCTGATGAAAGGAGAGGCCCTAATTTTCACGGGTGAGCATCGCTTGAGAGTCAGAATAACGCCTGCATCGCCGGAAGAGCTTGCCATCTTCTCGACGTCGCCAAATAGCTTTACCCCTGAGTGTCCGCCTTGA
- a CDS encoding carboxypeptidase-like regulatory domain-containing protein — translation MNNKISSTLLAVLIVASIASIAYTISGQPQKAYATNITISGRVVTSLNTSVANAKVYLEAPYQSGNGFLTPYEHAFTADAFGSFSISVPQGYTYTLDASKDGSSRARYPTTITTSTSGITLISNPQTTAILDLFVAPDDEFRSLYGVNSESTAWSKITSKEAVYRDNWNVHFNKKYYSTAWTSPSSTDMLTLLNDAASDTGWSSGSYQGADELLAITGISGTLYCGPDPASGCVPTPLPSTGGTHPKALVQEGTAITEAVNHELLHNYGFSHHTSNYYCIMNTGLWKDNDTAQPSYDDTMAISGSRRSWY, via the coding sequence ATGAACAACAAGATTTCATCAACCCTTCTTGCAGTCTTAATAGTGGCGTCGATAGCATCAATTGCGTACACAATAAGTGGTCAACCACAAAAGGCATATGCCACAAACATTACAATCAGCGGCAGGGTGGTTACATCGCTTAACACTAGCGTCGCAAATGCAAAAGTGTATCTGGAAGCACCATATCAATCAGGAAATGGATTTTTGACTCCTTATGAACATGCCTTTACAGCAGACGCTTTTGGATCCTTTTCGATATCGGTTCCTCAAGGATATACATATACGCTTGACGCAAGCAAGGATGGATCCAGTAGAGCGCGATATCCTACCACAATAACTACAAGCACCAGCGGTATCACTCTGATAAGCAATCCTCAAACAACAGCAATTCTCGACCTGTTCGTAGCACCAGACGACGAATTTAGAAGCCTTTATGGCGTGAACTCGGAGAGTACTGCGTGGAGCAAAATTACCTCAAAAGAAGCAGTATATAGAGACAATTGGAATGTGCATTTCAATAAGAAATACTATTCGACTGCATGGACTTCTCCAAGCTCCACCGATATGCTTACGTTGCTAAATGATGCTGCGTCTGATACTGGATGGAGTTCTGGAAGCTACCAAGGGGCAGATGAGTTATTGGCTATAACAGGAATATCGGGCACTTTGTACTGTGGACCAGATCCCGCATCCGGTTGCGTACCTACTCCTCTGCCCTCTACTGGCGGCACACATCCAAAGGCACTTGTCCAAGAAGGTACGGCCATCACAGAGGCAGTGAATCACGAGTTATTACACAACTACGGATTCTCGCACCATACAAGTAACTACTATTGCATAATGAACACTGGGTTATGGAAAGACAATGATACGGCACAACCAAGCTATGATGATACAATGGCAATCAGTGGTTCGAGAAGGAGTTGGTATTAG